The Blautia hydrogenotrophica DSM 10507 genome window below encodes:
- the spoIVB gene encoding SpoIVB peptidase: MARKKRYRRLIYCLLALDLLVMGYLGYRYLDRKIPQELHLVEGEEEKVERLFDSFWIKSEASIPASQGGSYTIQCSLFGVIPFKDVKVTTGSRENLWVSGEPVGLYMETQGVLIIDTGEIVGKDGTSYDPAKNIAQAGDYIVAFNDQRVTSKKELVEDIACCQGETATLSVIRHGEEIPICLEPVMGEDGCYKLGIWVRDNTQGIGTLTYVRENGDFGALGHGISDVDTGELLHIQDGALYQTEILGIQKGSKGSPGELSGIIRYQDSNRVGKISKNCSNGIYGSMDSDEKKRFQWQKLPVGYKQDMKLGDAQILFELDGKVEKFDVEITKIDMDHEDTNKSFVIKVTDPRLLSATGGIVQGMSGSPVIQDGKVVGAVTHVFVQDSSTGYGIFIETMLKQ; the protein is encoded by the coding sequence ATGGCGAGGAAAAAAAGATACCGGCGGCTGATCTATTGTCTTTTAGCTCTGGATTTGCTGGTAATGGGATACCTAGGTTATCGCTATCTTGACCGAAAAATACCTCAGGAACTTCACCTTGTGGAAGGGGAGGAAGAGAAAGTAGAAAGGCTGTTTGATTCTTTTTGGATAAAAAGTGAGGCGTCCATTCCTGCATCGCAAGGTGGCTCTTATACGATTCAGTGTAGTCTGTTTGGGGTGATTCCTTTTAAGGATGTAAAAGTCACTACAGGAAGCCGGGAGAATCTTTGGGTCAGTGGAGAGCCAGTAGGGCTTTATATGGAGACTCAAGGTGTCCTGATTATTGATACCGGAGAGATCGTAGGAAAGGATGGGACTAGCTATGACCCGGCTAAGAACATTGCTCAGGCAGGAGACTACATCGTTGCCTTTAACGATCAAAGAGTGACTTCCAAAAAGGAGCTTGTGGAAGACATCGCCTGTTGTCAGGGAGAGACGGCCACCTTGTCTGTCATACGTCACGGGGAGGAAATACCAATTTGCCTGGAACCAGTGATGGGGGAAGACGGATGCTATAAGCTCGGCATATGGGTCCGCGACAACACGCAAGGAATAGGAACATTGACTTATGTGCGGGAGAATGGAGATTTTGGAGCACTAGGGCATGGGATCAGTGATGTGGACACTGGAGAACTTTTGCACATACAGGATGGTGCCTTGTACCAGACAGAGATTCTAGGAATTCAAAAGGGCAGCAAGGGAAGCCCTGGAGAATTGTCAGGAATTATTCGGTATCAGGATTCCAATCGAGTGGGGAAGATCAGCAAAAATTGTTCCAATGGCATCTATGGTTCGATGGACTCCGATGAGAAAAAAAGGTTTCAGTGGCAGAAGCTGCCGGTTGGCTATAAACAGGACATGAAGCTTGGGGATGCACAGATTCTGTTTGAGTTGGATGGAAAAGTTGAAAAATTTGATGTGGAGATTACGAAGATCGATATGGACCATGAAGACACGAATAAGAGTTTTGTCATTAAAGTCACGGATCCCCGTCTTTTGTCAGCTACAGGGGGAATCGTCCAGGGAATGAGCGGAAGCCCAGTGATTCAGGACGGCAAGGTGGTAGGAGCAGTCACCCATGTTTTTGTTCAGGATTCCAGTACGGGGTATGGAATTTTTATTGAGACCATGCTGAAGCAGTAG
- the recN gene encoding DNA repair protein RecN — protein MLIHLHVKNLALIEEAEVDFGPGLNILTGETGAGKSILLGSMQLILGSKMSKEMIREKSSHALVELLFQIENPQVERKLAEMDISVEDGQVLLSRKIMEGRSVNKINGQTCTVSQMKEAAGLLLDIHGQHEHQSLLYPQRQLEILDAYGKEQIEPSKRKVQEAYQEYCHIRKELASMDMDESQRNRELSLLEFQLEEIEKAQLVPGEDEELEQRYRKMNNSRKIVEALQTVYLCTGYEETGCVGELLGKALQEISQVSSYDEELSQMEKSLLDIDGLLNDFNRELSSYLDSLVFEEEEFYQTEQRLDFINSLKAKYGKTLEKITSFEEEQRKKLEKLRKYQENIQELREKLEKSQNKLEKVSHDLSAIRKQYGQKLSEEIRNSLKDLNFLEVDFAIDFRRGKTYSANGFDEIEYEISTNPGEPRKPFGKVVSGGELSRIMLAIKTILADRDEIDTLIFDEIDTGISGRTAQKVSEKMAIIGRRHQVLCITHLPQIAAMADRHFEIRKLADQSETTTQIYALDKEASVRELARMLGGAQITGRVIENAREMKELARQQKNTRLK, from the coding sequence ATGTTAATACATCTTCATGTGAAAAATCTGGCATTGATTGAGGAAGCTGAGGTGGATTTTGGTCCAGGCTTGAATATTCTGACCGGAGAGACGGGAGCAGGAAAGTCTATTCTTCTAGGGTCCATGCAGTTGATTTTAGGCAGCAAAATGTCAAAAGAAATGATTCGTGAGAAATCGTCACATGCGCTGGTGGAGTTGCTGTTTCAGATAGAGAATCCGCAGGTGGAGAGAAAACTGGCGGAAATGGATATCTCTGTGGAGGATGGACAGGTTTTGCTCTCGCGTAAGATTATGGAAGGGCGCAGTGTGAATAAAATAAATGGACAGACTTGTACTGTGAGTCAGATGAAAGAGGCGGCAGGGCTCTTGCTGGACATTCACGGTCAGCATGAACATCAGTCTTTGCTCTATCCCCAAAGGCAGTTGGAAATTTTGGATGCCTATGGAAAAGAGCAGATTGAGCCGTCAAAGCGCAAAGTTCAAGAGGCGTACCAGGAGTATTGTCATATCAGGAAAGAGCTTGCCTCCATGGATATGGACGAGTCTCAGAGAAATCGGGAGCTGTCTCTTTTGGAGTTTCAGCTGGAGGAAATTGAGAAAGCGCAGCTGGTGCCTGGTGAAGACGAGGAGCTGGAACAGAGATACCGGAAGATGAATAACAGTCGGAAAATTGTGGAGGCTCTTCAAACCGTCTACCTTTGTACAGGATATGAGGAGACAGGATGTGTTGGTGAACTGCTAGGAAAAGCACTTCAGGAGATTTCACAAGTTTCCTCTTACGATGAGGAACTATCCCAGATGGAAAAATCTCTGCTGGACATTGACGGATTGTTGAATGATTTTAACCGGGAGCTGTCCTCATATCTGGACAGTTTAGTTTTTGAGGAAGAGGAATTCTATCAGACGGAGCAGAGGCTGGACTTCATTAACAGTTTGAAGGCAAAATATGGAAAGACGTTAGAGAAAATTACTTCTTTTGAGGAAGAACAGCGGAAAAAATTGGAAAAGCTGAGAAAATATCAGGAAAATATCCAGGAATTGAGAGAGAAACTTGAAAAATCTCAGAATAAATTGGAGAAAGTCTCACATGATTTGTCAGCAATTCGGAAACAATATGGACAAAAGCTTTCAGAGGAGATTCGAAACAGTCTGAAAGATCTCAATTTTTTGGAAGTCGATTTTGCAATTGATTTTCGACGGGGAAAAACCTATTCAGCCAACGGCTTCGATGAGATCGAATACGAGATTTCAACAAATCCCGGCGAGCCCAGAAAACCCTTTGGCAAAGTGGTGTCCGGAGGAGAGTTGTCCAGAATTATGCTGGCAATTAAGACGATTCTCGCAGACAGAGACGAGATTGATACTTTGATTTTCGATGAAATTGATACTGGAATCAGTGGACGCACGGCACAGAAAGTCTCCGAGAAAATGGCAATTATTGGAAGAAGACACCAAGTTCTGTGCATCACCCATTTGCCCCAGATTGCAGCGATGGCAGATCGACACTTTGAGATCAGAAAATTAGCCGATCAGTCTGAGACGACGACACAGATTTATGCTTTAGACAAGGAGGCATCTGTTCGAGAGCTGGCGAGGATGTTAGGAGGAGCACAAATTACCGGGCGAGTTATAGAAAATGCCAGAGAGATGAAGGAATTGGCACGACAACAAAAAAATACAAGATTGAAATAA
- the argR gene encoding arginine repressor, with protein MKIERHAKIIELIHEYEIETQEELAAHLNQAGYSVTQATISRDIRELNLTKVTGKSGRSHYEVLHNSRQNLSEKYSRVLRDAFLSMDMAQNILVIKTVPGMAMAVGAALDELNWKEIVGCIAGDDTIMCAIKTADDTLLIMERLRKILEELG; from the coding sequence TGAAGATAGAAAGACATGCGAAGATTATTGAGCTGATTCATGAGTATGAGATCGAGACGCAGGAGGAATTGGCGGCACACTTGAATCAAGCCGGATATTCTGTGACCCAGGCTACGATTTCTAGAGACATCAGGGAATTGAATTTAACGAAAGTTACAGGGAAGAGCGGGCGCTCCCACTATGAGGTTTTACATAATTCCAGGCAGAATCTCAGCGAGAAATATTCCAGAGTTTTAAGAGACGCGTTTCTCTCCATGGATATGGCACAGAATATTCTGGTGATTAAGACAGTACCTGGGATGGCTATGGCTGTGGGGGCAGCGCTGGATGAACTGAATTGGAAAGAGATTGTAGGGTGTATTGCCGGTGACGATACAATTATGTGTGCAATCAAAACGGCGGACGACACTCTTTTGATTATGGAACGTCTGCGTAAAATACTGGAAGAGTTAGGATAA
- the spo0A gene encoding sporulation transcription factor Spo0A, whose protein sequence is MEKLNVAIADDNEKMVEMLGKLIDEDNELELVGKAHNGEEICKIIQNKEPDVVILDIIMPKVDGLSVMEKIHHDSSLKKVPSFIVVSAVGQERITEDAFNLGADYYVLKPFDTQMLLNRIKHMRNFVTRRSREITRKEVQEEKSVYSQRNLETDVTNIIHEIGVPAHIKGYQYLRDAIILCVNDMEMLNSITKILYPTIAKRQQTTPSRVERAIRHAIEVAWSRGKMDTIDELFGYTVSTGKGKPTNSEFIALIADKIRLEYKNRSFH, encoded by the coding sequence ATGGAAAAATTAAATGTAGCGATAGCAGATGACAATGAGAAGATGGTGGAAATGCTGGGGAAGCTGATCGACGAGGACAACGAATTAGAGCTAGTTGGAAAAGCTCACAATGGAGAAGAGATTTGTAAAATTATTCAGAATAAAGAGCCGGATGTGGTGATTTTGGATATTATTATGCCGAAGGTGGACGGTCTGTCGGTGATGGAGAAAATTCACCATGACAGCAGCCTGAAAAAAGTTCCGTCTTTTATTGTCGTATCGGCTGTCGGACAGGAGAGAATTACGGAGGATGCGTTTAACTTGGGAGCAGATTACTATGTGCTAAAACCCTTTGACACGCAGATGTTGTTAAACCGTATCAAACATATGAGAAATTTTGTCACTAGAAGGAGCAGAGAGATCACAAGAAAAGAAGTGCAGGAGGAAAAATCCGTATATTCTCAGAGAAATTTAGAGACGGATGTGACGAATATCATTCATGAAATCGGAGTTCCGGCTCATATCAAAGGGTATCAGTATCTAAGAGATGCCATTATTCTGTGTGTCAACGATATGGAGATGCTCAATTCTATTACAAAGATTTTGTATCCGACCATTGCCAAAAGACAGCAGACGACGCCAAGTAGAGTGGAACGGGCAATCCGCCATGCGATTGAGGTGGCTTGGAGCCGTGGGAAAATGGACACAATTGATGAATTGTTTGGTTATACGGTCAGCACAGGAAAAGGCAAGCCTACAAATTCAGAATTTATTGCACTGATCGCGGACAAAATACGATTGGAGTACAAAAATCGCTCTTTTCATTGA
- the glgA gene encoding glycogen synthase GlgA: MKKILFATSEAVPFIKTGGLADVAGALPKCFDKQYFDVRVVLPKYACMKQEWKDKMQYMTHFYMDLGFKNCYVGIMHLEYDGIQFYFIDNEYYFSGPKPYDSGPWDLEKFAFFSKAVLSILPVIDFRPDIIHCHDWQTGLVPVYLHDSFQAGEFFRGIKTVMTIHNLKFQGVWDVKTVKDITGLSDYYFTPDKLEAYKDANYLKGGIVFADAVTTVSNTYAEEIKTPFYGERLEGLMCARSNSLRGIVNGIDYEEYNPQTDPFIAKQYNAVTFRKEKVKNKLALQRELGLDEDSSVMMLGIVSRLTDQKGFDLIAYVMDELCQDAVQIVVLGTGDERYENMFRHFDWKYHGKVSANIYYSEPMSHKIYASADAFLMPSLFEPCGLSQLMSLRYGTVPIVRETGGLKDTVQPYNEYESTGTGFSFTNYNAHEMLGVIRNAERIYYDKKREWNKIIDRAMAADFSWNHSAAQYEEMYNWLIGE, encoded by the coding sequence ATGAAGAAAATTTTATTTGCCACATCGGAAGCAGTACCTTTTATCAAAACTGGTGGATTAGCTGACGTAGCCGGTGCACTTCCTAAATGTTTTGACAAACAGTATTTCGACGTGCGGGTGGTTTTACCGAAATATGCCTGTATGAAACAGGAATGGAAAGATAAAATGCAGTATATGACGCATTTTTATATGGACCTGGGATTTAAAAACTGTTATGTCGGAATTATGCATCTGGAGTACGATGGTATTCAATTTTACTTCATCGACAACGAGTATTATTTCAGTGGACCTAAGCCCTATGACAGTGGCCCTTGGGATTTGGAAAAGTTTGCTTTTTTCTCCAAAGCAGTACTGTCTATCCTGCCGGTGATCGATTTCAGGCCGGATATTATACACTGCCATGACTGGCAGACTGGCTTGGTACCTGTCTATCTGCATGACAGTTTTCAAGCCGGTGAATTCTTCCGAGGTATTAAAACGGTTATGACGATACATAACCTGAAGTTCCAAGGTGTGTGGGATGTAAAGACGGTAAAGGACATTACCGGGCTTTCTGACTATTATTTTACTCCAGATAAGCTTGAGGCTTATAAGGATGCGAATTACCTTAAAGGTGGAATCGTGTTTGCTGACGCGGTGACGACCGTAAGTAATACCTATGCAGAAGAGATTAAGACTCCTTTTTATGGGGAAAGGTTAGAGGGGCTGATGTGTGCCCGCTCCAACAGTCTGAGAGGAATTGTAAATGGAATTGACTATGAAGAGTACAATCCTCAGACAGATCCTTTTATTGCAAAACAGTATAATGCTGTAACGTTTAGAAAAGAAAAAGTAAAAAACAAGTTAGCGCTTCAGAGAGAGCTGGGGTTGGACGAGGACTCCAGTGTGATGATGCTGGGAATTGTCTCGAGACTGACAGACCAGAAAGGGTTTGATCTGATCGCTTATGTTATGGACGAATTGTGTCAGGACGCAGTACAGATTGTGGTGCTGGGTACTGGAGATGAACGATACGAAAATATGTTCCGCCATTTTGACTGGAAGTACCATGGAAAAGTTTCAGCGAATATTTATTATTCAGAGCCGATGTCTCATAAGATTTATGCATCCGCAGATGCATTTTTGATGCCGTCTTTGTTTGAGCCATGTGGTCTGAGTCAGCTGATGAGTCTGCGGTACGGAACCGTTCCGATTGTTCGTGAAACTGGCGGATTAAAAGATACAGTACAGCCGTACAATGAGTATGAGAGTACAGGAACTGGTTTTAGTTTTACAAATTACAATGCCCATGAGATGCTGGGTGTAATCCGCAATGCGGAGAGAATTTATTATGACAAAAAACGAGAGTGGAATAAGATCATTGACCGAGCGATGGCTGCTGATTTTTCATGGAATCATTCCGCTGCTCAGTATGAGGAGATGTATAACTGGCTGATCGGAGAGTAA
- the recA gene encoding recombinase RecA, protein MNNEQKQKALESAIENIEKQYGKGAVMKLGESKINHQIETVPTGSLSLDIALGLGGVPRGRILEVYGPESSGKTTVALHMVAEVQKRGGIAGFIDAEHALDPVYAKNIGVDIDNLYISQPDNGEQALEIAETMVRSGAVDIVIVDSVAALVPKAEIDGDMGDSHVGLQARLMSQALRKLTAVISKSNCIVLFINQLREKVGVMFGNPETTTGGRALKFYSSIRLEVRKGESLKQGSEFVGSRTKVKVVKNKVAPPFKTAEFDIMFGEGISREGDVLDLAAACNVVNKSGAWYAYNGEKIGQGRENAKIYLKEHPEVFQEIDHKVRVFHHLLEEEPVGTEGTSSLVPDSDKEV, encoded by the coding sequence ATGAATAACGAACAGAAACAAAAAGCGCTGGAGTCAGCGATTGAAAATATCGAAAAGCAGTATGGCAAGGGAGCTGTCATGAAATTGGGAGAATCTAAGATCAATCACCAGATTGAGACGGTTCCCACGGGCTCTCTGAGTTTGGACATTGCTCTGGGACTTGGCGGAGTGCCGAGGGGAAGAATTTTGGAAGTATATGGTCCAGAATCCAGCGGTAAGACAACAGTGGCACTTCACATGGTGGCTGAGGTACAAAAAAGAGGGGGAATCGCTGGATTTATCGATGCGGAGCATGCGTTGGATCCGGTGTATGCAAAAAACATTGGCGTAGATATTGATAATTTATATATCTCGCAGCCTGACAACGGAGAGCAGGCTTTAGAAATCGCTGAAACTATGGTTCGCTCGGGGGCTGTGGACATTGTAATCGTGGATTCTGTAGCAGCTCTAGTGCCGAAAGCGGAAATTGACGGAGATATGGGAGATTCCCATGTGGGACTACAGGCTAGGTTAATGTCTCAGGCATTGCGGAAACTGACTGCTGTTATCAGCAAATCCAACTGTATTGTACTTTTTATCAATCAGCTCCGTGAAAAAGTCGGTGTAATGTTTGGAAATCCGGAGACGACTACAGGAGGCCGGGCTTTAAAATTTTATTCCTCCATCCGTCTGGAAGTTCGTAAGGGAGAAAGTCTAAAACAAGGCAGTGAATTCGTGGGTAGCCGCACAAAGGTGAAAGTGGTGAAGAATAAGGTGGCACCGCCCTTTAAGACAGCGGAGTTTGATATTATGTTTGGAGAGGGAATCTCTAGAGAAGGAGATGTCTTGGATTTAGCAGCGGCCTGCAATGTGGTGAACAAGAGTGGTGCCTGGTACGCGTATAATGGAGAGAAGATCGGGCAGGGGCGGGAAAATGCAAAAATATACTTAAAAGAACACCCGGAAGTTTTTCAAGAGATTGATCATAAGGTGAGAGTTTTTCACCATTTGTTGGAGGAAGAACCTGTGGGTACAGAAGGCACTAGCTCCCTTGTACCGGATTCTGACAAGGAAGTATAG